One genomic segment of Hymenobacter psoromatis includes these proteins:
- a CDS encoding transposase: MPDLINYERRLPHRLPPGETIFLTFRLAGSLPQQVINQWREEDELKRNRLELNSEQRYTEQKRYFGRFDAQLAKADYGPTWLEQPEVAGLVAQALHYFDGKSYDLLCYCLMPNHVHLVVSLPVEAPPLLKTLQRLKGYTATQANKLLLRSGAFWQAESYDHVVRQGELARIIAYVLENPVKAGLAADWQQWPHTYLAPM; this comes from the coding sequence GTGCCCGATTTGATTAATTATGAGCGTCGTTTGCCGCATCGCTTGCCGCCGGGCGAGACTATTTTTCTCACTTTCCGGCTGGCTGGCTCCTTACCTCAGCAAGTGATAAATCAATGGCGCGAGGAAGACGAGCTAAAACGCAACCGCCTGGAGTTGAACTCAGAGCAGCGTTATACAGAGCAAAAGCGTTATTTCGGGCGGTTTGATGCGCAGTTAGCCAAGGCCGACTACGGGCCAACATGGCTGGAGCAGCCCGAAGTGGCTGGCCTGGTAGCACAAGCACTACATTATTTCGATGGTAAAAGCTATGATTTGCTGTGCTATTGTTTAATGCCCAATCATGTGCATCTCGTTGTGTCACTGCCGGTTGAGGCACCCCCTTTGCTAAAGACACTTCAGCGCCTGAAAGGCTACACTGCTACGCAGGCTAATAAGCTGCTGTTGCGTAGTGGAGCTTTTTGGCAAGCTGAGAGTTATGACCACGTAGTTCGCCAGGGAGAGTTGGCGCGCATTATCGCGTATGTATTGGAAAACCCGGTGAAAGCTGGTCTGGCGGCTGATTGGCAGCAGTGGCCGCACACCTACTTGGCCCCGATGTAG
- a CDS encoding OmpA family protein: protein MTTRGKIVLGAIVFALLYFGINKLIASNKIFQKADTQSVLLSSIELPAAPSGSRATLVVPLAPLPGTAPAENGTPVVWEVMAWNSQMAGMLANGGPRTTMGSALAANKIDMQITRQDDVSKMQADLVKNALDLQANPETPGLIVSIMGDGLPAFSAVQSQLEKAGTSLQIIPYSVGKSFGEDKLMGPKEWLDNPKAALGKTVACYLRDGDQNIALKWCADNGLKVNPDETTYDPEAVNFMSASDFLVAAEKYIVGKPESRTKVVSGHSTGVKVDVVADAVATWTPGDVNIAKQKGGLVNIVSTKDYSNQMPNIMVTTKRWYAAHQPAVLNLMTGFAVAGDQVKSHPEALTRAADISAQVYGDHDKPGAYWLKYYKGTSEADRTGQVVELGGSKAFNFNDNLTLFGLDNGGTNIYAAVYKTFGDVQSKLYPKELPSYVPLANMLDLSLLRKLQAQYKGKNLAPAETPRFAADDEIRRSVSKRAWNIEFNTSQSTFTPAAQRELSQLFNDLVVAGRLKVAVHGYTDNTGNATANQQLSEARAEAVAHWLEAKSASAFPQGRVQVYAHGAAEPVATNATEAGKALNRRVEVVLGN from the coding sequence ATGACAACTCGTGGTAAAATTGTACTCGGCGCCATCGTTTTTGCGCTGCTGTACTTTGGCATCAATAAGCTGATTGCCAGCAATAAAATCTTCCAGAAAGCCGATACGCAGTCGGTGCTGCTCAGCTCGATTGAGCTGCCGGCCGCGCCGAGTGGCAGCCGCGCCACGCTGGTGGTGCCGCTGGCCCCGCTGCCCGGCACCGCCCCGGCCGAAAACGGCACGCCGGTGGTGTGGGAAGTGATGGCCTGGAACTCCCAGATGGCCGGGATGCTCGCCAACGGCGGCCCCCGCACCACCATGGGCTCGGCCCTGGCTGCCAACAAGATAGACATGCAGATAACCCGCCAAGACGACGTGTCGAAAATGCAGGCTGACCTGGTGAAAAACGCCCTCGACCTGCAAGCCAACCCGGAAACGCCGGGCCTGATTGTGAGCATCATGGGGGATGGCCTACCCGCCTTCTCGGCCGTGCAGAGCCAGTTGGAAAAGGCCGGCACCAGCCTGCAAATTATCCCGTACTCGGTGGGCAAATCCTTCGGCGAAGACAAGCTGATGGGGCCGAAAGAGTGGCTCGATAACCCCAAGGCGGCGCTGGGCAAAACCGTGGCCTGCTACCTGCGCGACGGTGACCAGAACATTGCTCTGAAATGGTGCGCTGATAACGGCCTGAAAGTGAACCCCGACGAAACGACCTACGACCCCGAAGCCGTGAACTTCATGTCGGCCAGCGACTTTCTGGTGGCCGCCGAGAAGTACATCGTGGGAAAGCCTGAGTCGCGCACCAAAGTGGTGAGCGGCCACAGCACCGGCGTAAAAGTGGACGTAGTGGCCGACGCCGTAGCCACCTGGACGCCCGGCGACGTGAATATCGCCAAGCAGAAAGGCGGCCTGGTCAACATCGTGAGCACCAAGGACTACTCGAACCAGATGCCCAACATCATGGTGACCACCAAGCGCTGGTACGCCGCCCACCAGCCGGCGGTGCTGAATTTGATGACCGGCTTCGCCGTGGCCGGCGACCAAGTGAAAAGCCACCCCGAAGCCCTGACCCGCGCCGCCGACATCTCGGCCCAGGTCTACGGTGACCACGACAAGCCCGGTGCCTACTGGCTGAAGTACTACAAGGGCACCAGCGAGGCCGACCGCACCGGCCAGGTGGTGGAATTGGGGGGTAGCAAAGCCTTCAATTTCAACGACAACCTAACCTTGTTTGGGCTGGACAACGGCGGCACCAACATCTACGCCGCCGTGTACAAGACTTTCGGCGACGTGCAAAGCAAGCTCTACCCCAAGGAGTTACCCAGCTACGTACCGCTGGCCAACATGCTCGACCTGAGCCTGCTGCGCAAGCTGCAAGCCCAGTACAAGGGCAAGAACCTGGCCCCGGCCGAAACCCCGCGCTTCGCGGCCGACGATGAAATCCGCCGCAGCGTGAGCAAGCGGGCCTGGAACATCGAGTTCAATACCAGCCAGAGCACCTTCACCCCTGCCGCCCAGCGCGAGCTAAGCCAGCTCTTCAACGACCTCGTGGTGGCCGGCCGCCTCAAAGTGGCCGTGCACGGCTACACCGATAACACCGGCAACGCCACTGCCAACCAGCAGCTGAGCGAAGCCCGCGCCGAAGCCGTGGCCCACTGGCTGGAAGCCAAAAGCGCCAGCGCCTTCCCCCAGGGCAGGGTGCAGGTGTACGCCCACGGTGCCGCCGAGCCGGTAGCCACCAACGCTACGGAAGCCGGCAAGGCGCTGAACCGCCGCGTGGAGGTGGTGCTGGGGAATTAG
- a CDS encoding ATP-binding cassette domain-containing protein, whose product MTALPHSYKDPLLTLQDVSMQFGSEVILRDLNVQVLDVIRPGINQGQVVGIYGRSGVGKSVLCRLLAGLAAPSTGTVRVGEAQQPVRAGAVGYVQQRYPLFNHLTLLDNLLLAARRQHDPAEAKARTDAYLSRFGLAAHARKYPAHLSGGQRQRAAIAQQLLCSEHLILLDEPFSGLDVAMIDEVKKLIVEVTTLHELNTVLIVSHDIMTTTALADQLWLLAPERDPATGQLLPGATISPRHQYNLAQRGLAWHPDVEAEPEFTQFVAELKQEIRAL is encoded by the coding sequence ATGACCGCCCTACCCCACTCCTACAAAGACCCGCTGCTTACGCTGCAAGACGTGTCCATGCAATTTGGCAGCGAGGTTATCCTGCGTGACCTTAATGTACAGGTGCTCGACGTGATTCGGCCCGGCATCAACCAGGGGCAGGTGGTGGGCATTTACGGGCGCTCGGGCGTGGGCAAGTCGGTGCTGTGCCGGCTGCTGGCGGGGCTGGCGGCCCCCAGCACCGGCACCGTGCGGGTGGGCGAGGCCCAGCAGCCGGTGCGGGCCGGCGCGGTGGGCTACGTGCAGCAGCGCTACCCCCTCTTCAACCACCTGACCCTGCTGGATAACCTGCTGCTGGCCGCCCGCCGCCAGCACGACCCGGCCGAGGCGAAAGCCCGCACCGATGCTTACCTAAGCCGTTTTGGGCTGGCGGCGCACGCCCGCAAGTACCCGGCCCACCTCTCGGGCGGGCAGCGGCAGCGGGCGGCTATTGCGCAGCAATTGCTGTGCTCCGAGCATTTAATTTTGCTTGATGAGCCGTTTTCGGGCCTCGATGTGGCGATGATTGACGAGGTGAAAAAGCTCATTGTGGAGGTCACGACGCTGCACGAGCTGAACACCGTGCTCATCGTTTCGCACGACATCATGACCACCACCGCCCTTGCCGACCAGCTCTGGCTGCTGGCCCCCGAGCGCGACCCCGCCACCGGCCAGCTGCTGCCGGGTGCCACCATCAGCCCCCGCCACCAGTACAACCTGGCCCAGCGCGGCCTGGCCTGGCACCCCGACGTGGAGGCCGAGCCCGAGTTCACGCAGTTTGTGGCCGAGCTGAAGCAGGAAATCCGGGCGCTATAA
- a CDS encoding papain-like cysteine protease family protein: MPVDDNPATSVSTSYDVSLEPQPDKLSCWAGSMAMLVSYQRQQSVVPEALAQEVGRSLRTSYGWDMLEAVKDHFGFQDIALPSNASLYPEPQQWADWLSQYGPLWITVVGAPSHAIVVKGIEGDLTPDGTTVNILNPWDLNTAFDNDPIDFNPPNNGLAYTQSFADFAASFGNLGLADYGAWRVLYLPSGT; encoded by the coding sequence CAGTTGATGACAACCCGGCCACTTCGGTCAGCACTTCCTACGATGTATCTCTGGAGCCTCAGCCCGATAAGCTCAGCTGCTGGGCCGGCTCGATGGCCATGCTCGTCAGCTACCAGCGCCAGCAGTCCGTGGTGCCCGAGGCGCTGGCCCAGGAAGTGGGCCGCAGCCTGCGCACCTCCTACGGCTGGGACATGCTCGAAGCCGTGAAGGACCATTTTGGCTTTCAGGATATTGCTCTGCCCAGCAACGCCAGCCTCTACCCCGAGCCCCAGCAGTGGGCCGACTGGCTGAGCCAATACGGCCCGCTGTGGATAACTGTGGTGGGCGCGCCCTCGCACGCCATCGTGGTGAAGGGCATCGAGGGCGACCTCACCCCCGATGGCACCACGGTTAATATCCTGAATCCCTGGGACCTGAATACAGCTTTCGACAACGACCCGATTGACTTCAACCCGCCCAACAACGGGCTGGCCTACACCCAGTCGTTCGCCGATTTTGCGGCCAGCTTCGGCAACCTGGGCCTCGCTGACTACGGCGCGTGGCGGGTGCTGTACCTGCCCAGCGGCACGTAG
- a CDS encoding OmpA family protein → MRHLSPKTLLLGMGMLAAVPEIHAQTADHKTALSLYGTTLQYRGDLGSNFWDLRNGTVGGGASLTRYMSKGLDINLSANYTKLRYPSESGTFTSQTPLANNQRFDASMWSYGLGFKLKLPIKDEFFLHPYILLQPGFTWVNTDRSNGPASPGAPLAAASNARYGSFDGQAALGLDFHITPGFIFFVQAGQHYLLTDDNRLDGSAANSDGFWNKHDRYMQFSSGVTVAFGKAKDSDGDGVPDRKDKCPNTPSGVKVDVNGCPLDTDGDGVPDYQDKCPDVKGLAALQGCPDADGDGVADADDKCPNTPAGVRVDATGCPLDSDGDGVADYLDKCPNTPAGVKVDATGCPIDTDGDGVPDYQDKCPDRAGPASNKGCPEIKAEDKKILNEATKYINFDFNKATLKTSSYAKLNQMVQIMNDYPDYSLSIAGHTDSKGADDYNLRLSYERAASARKYMLSKGIPADRIEARGYGETKPIADNKTAAGQALNRRVDFDPYLTGDTNAAEAKYGPAPTIADIKAAGNKLPGKKTTGTGAPRSRKAPLKKAPLKKRK, encoded by the coding sequence ATGAGACACTTATCTCCCAAGACGCTGCTGCTCGGCATGGGTATGCTGGCTGCTGTTCCCGAAATCCACGCGCAAACTGCCGACCACAAGACGGCCCTTAGCCTTTACGGTACCACGCTGCAATACCGGGGCGACCTGGGTAGCAATTTCTGGGACCTGCGTAACGGCACCGTGGGTGGCGGAGCTTCCCTGACGCGCTACATGAGCAAAGGCTTGGACATTAATTTGTCGGCCAATTATACTAAGCTGCGCTATCCTAGCGAGAGCGGTACGTTTACGAGTCAGACCCCGCTCGCCAACAACCAGCGCTTCGACGCAAGCATGTGGTCCTACGGCTTGGGCTTCAAGTTGAAGCTACCCATCAAGGACGAGTTTTTCCTGCACCCCTACATCCTGTTGCAGCCTGGCTTCACTTGGGTAAACACTGACCGTAGCAACGGGCCCGCTTCGCCAGGCGCACCCCTTGCCGCTGCTAGCAATGCCCGCTATGGCTCGTTCGATGGACAAGCGGCCTTGGGTCTAGATTTTCACATCACGCCTGGATTCATCTTCTTCGTACAGGCCGGCCAGCACTATCTGCTAACTGACGACAACCGTTTGGACGGCTCGGCAGCAAACAGTGACGGCTTCTGGAACAAGCACGACCGCTACATGCAGTTCTCGTCAGGCGTAACTGTTGCTTTCGGCAAAGCCAAGGACTCGGATGGCGACGGCGTGCCCGACCGCAAGGACAAGTGCCCGAATACACCTAGCGGTGTAAAAGTGGACGTGAACGGCTGCCCGCTCGATACGGACGGTGACGGCGTACCTGACTACCAGGATAAGTGCCCCGACGTGAAAGGCCTGGCCGCCCTGCAAGGCTGCCCCGACGCGGACGGCGACGGCGTAGCCGATGCCGACGACAAGTGCCCCAACACCCCGGCCGGCGTGCGCGTCGATGCTACCGGCTGCCCGCTTGACTCGGATGGGGACGGCGTGGCCGACTACCTCGACAAGTGCCCCAATACCCCGGCTGGCGTGAAAGTGGACGCCACCGGCTGCCCCATTGATACGGACGGCGACGGCGTGCCCGACTACCAGGACAAGTGCCCCGACCGGGCCGGCCCGGCCTCCAACAAAGGCTGCCCCGAGATTAAGGCCGAGGACAAGAAAATCCTCAACGAGGCCACCAAGTACATCAACTTCGACTTCAACAAGGCCACGCTCAAGACGAGTTCGTACGCCAAGCTGAACCAGATGGTGCAGATTATGAACGACTACCCCGACTATTCGCTCAGCATTGCCGGGCACACGGATAGCAAGGGAGCCGACGACTACAACCTGCGTCTGAGCTACGAGCGCGCGGCTTCGGCCCGCAAGTATATGCTCAGCAAGGGCATCCCGGCCGACCGCATCGAGGCTCGTGGCTACGGGGAGACCAAGCCGATTGCCGACAACAAGACGGCGGCGGGCCAGGCCCTGAACCGCCGGGTGGACTTCGACCCCTACCTGACGGGGGACACGAACGCGGCGGAAGCCAAGTACGGCCCGGCCCCGACGATTGCCGACATCAAGGCGGCTGGCAACAAGCTGCCCGGCAAGAAGACCACCGGCACGGGGGCCCCGCGCAGCCGCAAGGCACCCCTGAAAAAGGCTC
- a CDS encoding ABC transporter permease — MSPLFTPNAHPRRATLAALVAGQVLALLALWLFYPLQLFPSLGEVFRALGDLITTQGLLPELWASLLTALQALGIATVLALFISYLTALPFFRPLAFAASKLRYLTLTGLTFFMALLLSSGHQVKLSVLVFGATVYLVTGMTRVILSTTQEELDHARTLGLGEWGSFWEVVVHGKLADMLEVVRQNFAIIWTLITLVETLYQSEGGIGLLLYKQNRYLHLDGVVAIQLVILAVGVAQDYGFEALRKVFFPYAGLGAM, encoded by the coding sequence ATGAGCCCCCTTTTCACTCCCAACGCCCACCCACGCCGCGCCACGCTGGCCGCACTCGTGGCCGGCCAGGTGCTGGCACTGCTGGCGCTGTGGCTTTTCTACCCCCTTCAACTTTTCCCTAGTCTGGGGGAGGTGTTCCGCGCCCTCGGCGACCTTATTACTACCCAAGGCTTACTGCCCGAGCTGTGGGCCAGCCTGCTCACGGCGTTGCAGGCGCTGGGCATTGCGACGGTTTTGGCGCTGTTTATTTCGTATCTCACGGCCCTACCCTTCTTCCGGCCGCTGGCCTTCGCGGCCTCCAAGCTGCGCTACCTCACCCTCACGGGGCTCACGTTTTTTATGGCGCTGCTGCTCAGCTCGGGGCACCAGGTGAAGCTTTCGGTGCTGGTGTTCGGGGCCACGGTGTATCTGGTGACGGGCATGACGCGCGTCATCCTCAGCACCACCCAGGAGGAGCTGGACCACGCCCGCACCCTGGGCCTGGGCGAGTGGGGCAGCTTCTGGGAAGTAGTGGTGCACGGCAAGCTCGCTGATATGCTCGAAGTAGTCCGCCAGAATTTCGCCATCATCTGGACGCTGATAACGCTGGTGGAGACGCTGTACCAGTCGGAAGGCGGCATCGGGCTTTTGCTTTACAAGCAAAACCGCTACCTGCATTTGGATGGGGTAGTGGCGATTCAGCTGGTAATTCTGGCCGTGGGTGTGGCGCAGGACTATGGCTTCGAGGCGCTGCGGAAGGTATTTTTCCCTTACGCGGGGCTGGGAGCGATGTAG